The following coding sequences are from one Lolium rigidum isolate FL_2022 chromosome 6, APGP_CSIRO_Lrig_0.1, whole genome shotgun sequence window:
- the LOC124663456 gene encoding CASP-like protein 4U1, whose product MAETPRAPPPARPPPPVPLPETPPRPDSPPSTPGEDYHTPTPSLDEAREDTPPWQQQETNGRAVTKSPSPTLSPVRLPSQHRLLPPNSPTGNAEEAAAGQPQAPGRRPQLRLAPGLVRTPSQGSVAKSPSPSPSPSPPSPLTPAAPPVPTTNSKSVQSTPKRTESWKPPATGISVQFDPVEEAVTSPLQLGKARLDSHRARTPAAAANGAASTNTVPREVAAVAAVGERRTLSVALRLATALLSLASFALIASAKTSGWDGDHFDRYVQYRYALAVNVIVCIYSIAQALGEIRRLVAARFAYRSMSSYYFSLFLDQVLAYLLMSASSAAASRNNLWVSSFGQDAFNKKITSAMWLSFLGFIALAASSLISTANLFSMV is encoded by the exons ATGGCCGAGACCCCCCGTgccccgccgccggcgaggccgccgcctcCCGTGCCCCTGCCCGAGACGCCGCCTCGGCCGGACTCGCCCCCTTCGACTCCAGGCGAGGATTACCACACGCCGACGCCGTCGCTGGACGAGGCGCGCGAAGACACGCCGCCGTGGCAGCAGCAAGAAACCAACGGGAGAGCAGTCACCAAGAGCCCGAGCCCGACGCTCTCGCCCGTGCGCCTCCCCTCGCAGCACCGCTTGCTGCCGCCCAACTCTCCCACCGGCAACGCCGAAGAAGCCGCCGCCGGGCAGCCGCAGGCGCCGGGTCGCCGCCCGCAGCTCCGCCTCGCGCCCGGCCTCGTCCGGACGCCGTCGCAAGGGTCCGTCGCAAAGTCCCCCTCGCcatcgccttcgccttcgccgccgtcgccgctgacCCCGGCGGCTCCTCCCGTCCCCACAACCAACAGCAAGAGCGTCCAGAGCACGCCGAAGCGCACCGAGTCGTGGAAGCCGCCGGCCACGGGCATCTCGGTGCAGTTCGACCCGGTCGAGGAGGCCGTCACGTCGCCGCTGCAGCTCGGCAAGGCCCGGCTCGACAGCCATCGCGCCCGcacgccggcggccgcggcgaaCGGGGCCGCGTCAACAAACACGGTGCCGCGCGAGGTGGCGGCCGTGGCCGCGGTCGGGGAGAGGAGGACGCTGTCCGTGGCGCTGCGGCTTGCCACGGCGCTGCTCAGCCTGGCCTCCTTCGCGCTCATCGCCAGCGCCAAGACGTCCGGTTGGGACGGCGACCACTTCGATCGCTACGTGCAGTACAG GTATGCGCTCGCGGTGAACGTCATCGTCTGCATCTACTCGATAGCGCAAGCGCTCGGTGAGATCCGCCGTCTGGTTGCGGCGAGGTTTGCTTACCGGAGCATGTCAAGCTACTACTTCAGCCTGTTCCTTGACCAG GTCTTGGCGTACCTCCTGATGTCTGCATCGTCGGCTGCCGCGTCGCGCAACAATCTCTGGGTGTCGAGCTTTGGCCAGGATGCGTTCAACAAGAAGATCACCAGCGCAATGTGGCTGTCCTTCCTTGGGTTCATCGCGCTTGCTGCAAGCTCTCTCATCTCCACGGCTAATCTTTTCAGCATGGTCTAA
- the LOC124662009 gene encoding probable glycosyltransferase At5g03795: MERILKVYIYQDGRRPIFHTPPLSGIYASEGWFMKLLKESRRFVVADAARAHLFYLPYSSQHLRLSLYVPESHNLRPLSVYLRNFVKGLAAKYPFWNRTRGADHFLVACHDWGPYTTTAHRDLRKNSIKALCNADSSEGIFVPGKDVSLPETTIRTPKRPLRYVGGLPVSRRRILAFFAGNVHGRVRPILLRHWGDGHDDDMRVYALLPGRVSRRMNYIQHMKNSRFCLCPMGYEVNSPRIVEALYYECVPVIIADNFVLPLSDVLDWTAFSVVVAEKDIPDLKKILQGISLRRYVAMHDCVKRLQRHFLWHERPIRYDLFHMILHSIWLSRVNHVELHE, encoded by the exons ATGGAACGGATACTCAAAGTTTACATTTACCAGGACGGCCGGCGGCCCATCTTCCACACCCCTCCCCTCAGCGGCATCTACGCGTCCGAGGGCTGGTTCATGAAGCTCCTCAAGGAGAGCCGCCGCTTCGTCGTCGCCGACGCCGCCAGGGCGCACCTCTTCTACCTGCCCTACAGCTCGCAGCACCTAAGGCTCTCGCTCTACGTACCGGAATCGCATAACCTGCGGCCCCTATCCGTCTACCTGAGAAACTTCGTCAAGGGCCTCGCCGCCAAGTACCCGTTCTGGAACCGCACTAGAGGCGCCGATCATTTCCTCGTCGCCTGCCACGATTGG GGACCTTACACGACCACGGCGCACCGCGACCTCCGCAAGAACAGCATCAAGGCGCTCTGCAACGCCGACAGCTCGGAGGGGATCTTCGTCCCCGGGAAGGACGTGTCTCTCCCGGAGACGACCATCAGGACGCCGAAGCGGCCCCTCCGGTACGTCGGCGGGCTCCCGGTCTCCCGGCGGCGCATCCTCGCCTTCTTCGCCGGCAACGTGCACGGCAGGGTGAGACCGATCCTCCTCCGGCACTGGGGCGACGGGCACGACGACGACATGAGGGTGTACGCGCTGCTCCCCGGCAGGGTGTCCAGGAGGATGAACTACATCCAGCACATGAAGAACAGCAGGTTCTGCCTGTGCCCCATGGGGTACGAGGTGAACAGCCCCAGGATCGTGGAGGCCCTCTACTACGAGTGCGTGCCGGTGATCATCGCAGACAACTTCGTGCTCCCCTTGAGCGACGTGCTGGACTGGACCGCCTTCTCGGTGGTGGTCGCCGAGAAGGACATACCGGACCTGAAGAAGATACTACAGGGGATCTCGCTCCGGAGGTACGTGGCCATGCACGACTGCGTCAAGAGGCTGCAGAGGCACTTCTTGTGGCACGAAAGGCCCATCAGGTATGATCTCTTCCACATGATCCTGCACTCCATTTGGCTCAGCAGAGTGAACCATGTGGAGCTTCACGAGTGA
- the LOC124665719 gene encoding dual-specificity RNA methyltransferase RlmN-like has product MAALPLLRWGASSLLAHSSPPASRRLFSAIRRPPAAVHCEPGSRVMLKGMDYPELEKWVQSQGFRPGQAMMLWKCLYGNNVWAHCPDELAGLNKDLRKMISEHADLKALTVKDIITASDGTRKILFSLEDASVIETVVIPSARGRTTVCVSSQVGCAMNCQFCFTGRMGLRKHLSTAEIVEQAVFARRLFSDEFGSITNVVFMGMGEPLHNVDNVIKASSIMVDEQGLQFSPRKVTVSTSGLVPQIKRFLHESNCDLAVSLNATTDEVRNWIMPINRKYNLNLLLGTLREELRLRPKSIVLFEYVMLAGVNDSVDDAKRLTELVHDIPCKINLISFNPHSGSQFKPTPDEKIIEFRNMLIQSGLTVMVRLSRGDDQMAACGQLGEPGQLPLLRVPEKFLAAL; this is encoded by the exons ATGGCGGCGCTGCCTCTTCTCCGGTGGGGTGCGTCCTCCCTCCTCGCCCACTCCTCCCCTCCCGCGTCGCGGCGCCTGTTCTCTGCCATCCGACGCCCCCCTGCTGCTGTCCACTGCGAGCCCGGCTCCAGGGTCATGCTCAAGGGAATGGATTACCCAGAACTCGAG AAATGGGTCCAGTCTCAAGGATTCCGACCGGGGCAGGCCATGATGCTGTGGAAATGCCTATACGGCAACAACGTCTGGGCGCATTGTCCTGACGAGCTGGCTG GCTTGAACAAGGACTTGAGGAAAATGATAAGTGAGCATGCTGATCTCAAGGCATTAACTGTAAAAGACATTATCACTGCATCCGATGGAACCCGAAAG ATAttgttctctcttgaagatgccTCGGTGATTGAAACAGTTGTCATTCCTAGTGCCAGAGGCAGAACAACGGTCTGTGTTTCAAGTCAAGTGGGTTGTGCCATGAATTGTCAGTTTTGCTTTACTGGGAG GATGGGTTTGAGAAAGCATCTGTCTACAGCTGAGATAGTTGAGCAGGCTGTGTTTGCTCGTAGGCTATTTTCAGATGAATTtggatctattacaaatgttgtATTTATG GGCATGGGTGAGCCACTGCACAATGTAGACAATGTAATAAAAGCATCGTCTATAATGGTTGATGAGCAGGGCCTTCAGTTTAGTCCTCGCAAGGTTACTGTCTCCACAAGTGGTCTTGTTCCACAGATAAAACGCTTCCTCCATGAATCCAATTGTGATCTGGCTGTTAGTCTTAATGCAACAACTGATGAG GTCAGGAACTGGATAATGCCCATTAACAGAAAGTATAATCTTAACTTGCTTCTTGGCACTTTAAGGGAGGAACTTCGCTTGAGACCTAAGTCCATAGTGCTATTTGAGTATGTCATGCTTGCTGGAGTGAACGACAG CGTGGACGATGCGAAGAGGCTTACAGAGCTGGTTCATGACATTCCCTGCAAGATCAACCTCATCTCTTTCAATCCCCATAGTGGGTCCCAATTCAAGCCCACACCCGATGAGAAGATTATCGAGTTCCGTAACATGTTAATCCAATCTGGCCTGACCGTTATGGTTCGGCTAAGCAGAGGCGACGATCAGATGGCTGCCTGCGGGCAGCTTGGAGAGCCTGGCCAGCTACCGTTGCTCCGTGTGCCTGAGAAATTTCTGGCTGCCTTATGA